One Mangifera indica cultivar Alphonso chromosome 4, CATAS_Mindica_2.1, whole genome shotgun sequence genomic region harbors:
- the LOC123214655 gene encoding ubiquinone biosynthesis protein COQ4 homolog, mitochondrial → MIEGGRVRLNRWQQAAVAVGSAVGALLDPRRADLIAALGETTGKPAFERVLQRMKTSPEGRAILLERPRVISAEVGHAWDLPPNTFGAAYARFMGSRNFSPDDRPPVRFMDTDELAYVAMRAREVHDFWHTLFDLPTNLIGESALKVIEFEQMYLPMCMLSVIGGTARFNEKQRTLFFQHYFPWAIRAGMQCTDLICIYYERHFHEDLEDVRRKWGITPAPAAPTKNGA, encoded by the exons ATGATCGAAGGTGGGCGAGTCCGGCTGAACCGTTGGCAACAGGCGGCAGTTGCGGTTGGTTCCGCAGTTGGTGCATTGTTGGACCCACGAAGGGCGGATCTAATAGCAGCTCTTGGTGAGACCACTGGGAAGCCTGCTTTTGAGAGGGTTCTTCAAAGAATGAAGACAAGCCCAGAAGGCAGG GCAATACTCTTGGAGCGACCGCGAGTTATATCTGCAGAAGTTGGGCATGCATGGGATCTACCACCAAACACATTTGGTGCTGCCTATGCAAGATTCATGGGATCCAGGAACTTTTCTCCAGATGATCGTCCACCAGTGCGGTTCATGGACACAGATGAACTAGCTTATGTGGCTATGCGAGCTCGTGAGGTGCATGATTTTTGGCACACCCTTTTCGACCTTCCAACTAACTTGATTGGTGAGTCTGCCCTCAAAGTAATAGAGTTCGAGCAAATGTACCTTCCCATGTGTATGCTTTCAGTCATAGGAGGCACTGCAAGATTTAACGAGAAGCAAAGGACACTGTTCTTCCAACACTACTTCCCATGGGCCATCCGAGCTGGTATGCAGTGCACAGAtctcatatgtatatattatgaGCGGCATTTTCATGAGGATTTGGAGGATGTTCGGAGGAAGTGGGGGATAACCCCTGCTCCAGCTGCTCCGACAAAGAATGGAGCATGA